The DNA segment AAACATGTGGACTTTGATTATCATTTTGTACGTGATTGTGTTGCTAACAAAACTCTTATTGTTTCCTTTGTCTCaagtaaaaaacaaattgtagaTATTTTTACTAAACCACTCTCCTCAGCCCGTTTTGTACTCTTACGTTCAAGCCTCACCATCCTACCGGTGTTGCTTGAATCGCAGGAGGATATTAGAGCAGGTGTACCTGCCTTAGAGGATACCACCTCACAAGACATGTCCACTACATCCGTAGCATCCCCCTCAACAGGATGCCATCTCCATTTCAGCATAATAACCAACTCTGCTCCATATGGAATATTGTAGATTCTTCTAGATTGATTCCCTTGTAAACTTATATTTCTGCTATAAATATGAGTGCTACTGTAATGAGGAATACATAGACGAGAAATACTTTTATTCAAATACAATTATTCTTTGATGCATTTTTACAAACTCTTGGCCTGCACTAGTTTTCCCACTGGTTTCAACAATAAGTGAGTTGTTCATACTACATACTAGTAGTTATGGCCTTGTGGCTAACACTTGATTAATTTGACTGTGCCAGAAGTCTCAAATGGAAAACAGAACTTGTTTTTGAATCTCGGGCTAGTAAGGGTATAATTATCCGTTACATCGGATCTACCTTAATTAAAATttccaaattaaataatcatttaaaaatctcatgaaCACACGTCATAAATAGATAATTGGAAAACTGCAActctcaatatatttaaaatttgatgttttGATGGGCACGTAAAGATAAAAATTcatatgagtattttttttaaaattttctgggTGGGATATTAactgatattttctttttcaagctggagtcgaaaaaagaaaaaagaaaaagacgaaGCAGAGCATGGGGGTCCGTTTCTTTACTTATAGAAAATaatcttaatatttttataaatgcattatttttcatatgaatagaTAGACCAATAATTCAATCTTAATATTCTGGAATGAAATTGCTGAATCCATTGAATACATCATTTGctctatataattattttctggTTAAATTTCAATTTAGTCAAATATATGTTATTCACTGTATAATGGGattctttataaatatgaagatacacacacacacacacacacatatatatatataaatttgtattttttttatttcatgatGTAAATGAtatatccttttattttttacggGTTGTTGAGAACGAGTACTGCAAACAATGTCTTAAACATGCTGGGTGATGTAAtgaattcacttttttaagttttatttggatgGGAACTATGGCCTATCATGCTGGTTTGTCATGTCGGCCGCAACTGAGACTCATAACATTCGGTATCATATGCTCGTCTCAGGTTGGTGTCTCGAGGCGACAGGCTTTGGAGCAACTGGATAAGAAGCTGGCCGAGGACGACGACAGGGCAGCACTCTCACTTGCTAAGGATTTGCAAGGCAAGCCTGGGGGGCTTCGATGCTTTGGGGGTGCTAGACAGGTCTGTGAGAGTTAGTTCCTTGGTTGTTGTTTGGGatgaattttgagaaattgCGGTGGCAAAGGAAATTTTTAAGTTTCTGCAACGGTAATGTGCTTAGCAGAATCATCTTGATGTAGAATAGAGGAAAATTGTCTTTGCAATCTTGGATGAGTCTAGCTGCAAATTGGCAAAGATTCTGATTTATGATTTGGAAATAGAATTGTAATTCATTGTTATAGGGTTTTATGTATCTATATCGCTAGTAGATAGTTGTTCTCCCCGTGTACTTGTCCAAGGTTGATAAAGATTGGTTCTTCATCATACAAGGGAGTCAATGATGCAGGTGCCCCAAACACTTTATTCCTTGGATGAATTGAGGCTGAATGGAATCGAAGCATCGTCTCTTTTATCACCGGTGGATGCAACATTTGGTTCAATAGAAAGAAACCTGCAACTTGCTGCTGCTCTGGGAGGGCTTGCTGCCTGGAATGTGCTTGGCTTTGGCCCACAACAAGTTCTATATTTTTCTCTGGGGCTACTGTTTCTATGGACACTGGATTCAGTAAttccgttctctctctctctctctctacccaagACCCTTTTCTGAAACTATGTGCCAAGGACTTGTTTTATTCTGAAATTGCGTGTTTTTGGCTGGGTACCAATATGTTGTGTTATCCTTGGAggcatttaaaattatttcattggcCGACTCACACACTCACGTGTTGCCTACATCACTAACAGTGGAGACAAGGTCGAATTGTCTTTAACATACTAATACTAGAATCTTAACAATATTAGTTGTTTCTAGGTCTCTTTTGATGGAGGTGTTGGTAGCTTGGTTCTTGATACAATTGGGCACACATTTAGTCAGAAGTACCACAATAGGGTTGTTCAAGTAAGATACCTCTCTCTCATTGTGTGGCAGTGCATTGCATTTGTTCATTATGTTTTTATAGGAATAACTATCCAATAACACTATGCTGAGACCATTCTACATTTATTTGGTGATGACATTCATGCTATGTTCTTGTTTCAAAGGCCATAACATGTTCAGTGTTGCTTTGTTCTGTAAGATTATCGTATTGTATGTTCATTACAGTATTACCTATCTTCTGATAAGTTTTAGAACTTTTTGTTATGTCAAATTACCTCATGTGCAGCATGAAGCTGGCCATTTCTTAATCGCTTACTTAGTGGGCATTCTTCCCAAAGGATACACACTAACTAGTTTGGAAGCTCTGAAGAAGGAAGGATCTCTAAATGTTCAAGCTGGGACCACCTTTGTGGATTTTGAATTTGTTGAAGAAGtgagtttgttttctttaatctgattttaattacataatttCTTCAATTCCTATTCTATTTTCTGTCTCGCTGCTGTTTTTGGTTCTATTAAGTTATATACTTATTTTATGGAAGGTTAGGTTTCATTTCATGTTCCTTCACAACTAAAGGCACCTGATGATGCCATGGCTCTGCTGCTTTTATCCAGACTCGACCTGCTGCTTTTATCCAGAACCAATTGCTATGATGCCATGGCTCTGCTTTTGGGTCTTGTCACAAGTCAACTTGAGGGAGTTATTGTCTATTGTCTTTGTTGTCACAGGTTAAACCTGTGGCAATTGTCAGCAGGTCGAGTCTGCTACTCAACTCGTTAACTCTGTCGACACAAAGTTATATGATAACATCCAGTCTTTCCATTTCGGCAAtttgatatataatttatcatttatgGGCGTTGATAAGATCTTGTAGCCATCGAGGTAATGGAGTTGTGTCCCTTACTCAATTGGTGGTATACCTAAAAGTAATGAGTAGGTTAGATGCTGTCATGTTATCATTg comes from the Carya illinoinensis cultivar Pawnee chromosome 8, C.illinoinensisPawnee_v1, whole genome shotgun sequence genome and includes:
- the LOC122274672 gene encoding uncharacterized protein LOC122274672 translates to MGTMAYHAGLSCRPQLRLITFGIICSSQVGVSRRQALEQLDKKLAEDDDRAALSLAKDLQGKPGGLRCFGGARQVPQTLYSLDELRLNGIEASSLLSPVDATFGSIERNLQLAAALGGLAAWNVLGFGPQQVLYFSLGLLFLWTLDSVSFDGGVGSLVLDTIGHTFSQKYHNRVVQHEAGHFLIAYLVGILPKGYTLTSLEALKKEGSLNVQAGTTFVDFEFVEEVSFHVPSQLKAPDDAMALLLLSRLDLLLLSRTNCYDAMALLLGLVTSQLEGVIVYCLCCHRLNLWQLSAGRWNSKGFIGGGSVSSNGQAECCYIQTYNLIGAIFLKNIKKRNLYYQYKQCFSFLLLNVTSPSMSCRLMQEKYLATTLNRFSCIALAGVAAEYLLYGIVEGGLDDINKLDMLLKSLAFTQKKADSQVRWSVLNTVLLLRRHELARAKLAEAMSMGKSVGTCIGIIEETIDDSDIQLQLG